One window from the genome of Rhodobacteraceae bacterium S2214 encodes:
- the argB gene encoding acetylglutamate kinase, with the protein MKAQDMTRDWIGTAQTLSQALPYLQRYAGAIVVVKFGGNAMGDQDAMAEFARDIVLMKQVGLNPVVVHGGGPMINDMLDKLGIESSFVRGKRVTDQKTVEVVEMVLTGLVNKRIVQAIMDEGGRAVGLSGKDDDLMVAEADDPELGFVGKPSKMNVQVLHDLNAAGIIPVVAPVASGTGRAETFNVNGDTAAGAIAAALKADRLLLLTNVPGVKDENGQVMTQLSAIQVRDMIKSGAIAGGMIPKTETALKALDEGVRAVVILDGTLPNASLLELFTEHGAGSIIRND; encoded by the coding sequence ATGAAGGCCCAAGACATGACTCGCGACTGGATCGGAACCGCTCAAACCCTATCCCAAGCCCTGCCCTATTTGCAGCGCTACGCAGGGGCCATCGTCGTGGTCAAATTCGGCGGCAATGCGATGGGCGACCAAGACGCGATGGCCGAATTCGCCCGCGATATCGTGCTGATGAAGCAGGTCGGGTTGAACCCTGTTGTGGTGCATGGCGGTGGTCCGATGATCAACGATATGCTCGACAAACTCGGCATCGAATCCAGCTTTGTGCGCGGCAAACGCGTGACTGACCAGAAAACTGTCGAAGTCGTGGAAATGGTCCTGACTGGTCTCGTGAACAAGCGGATCGTACAGGCCATTATGGACGAAGGTGGCCGCGCTGTTGGCCTGTCTGGCAAAGACGACGACCTGATGGTCGCCGAAGCGGACGATCCTGAATTGGGTTTTGTTGGCAAACCGTCCAAAATGAACGTGCAGGTCCTGCACGATCTGAACGCAGCGGGCATCATCCCGGTTGTTGCGCCTGTCGCATCCGGTACAGGCCGCGCCGAAACATTTAACGTCAATGGCGACACCGCCGCTGGCGCCATTGCGGCGGCACTTAAGGCGGACCGCCTTTTGTTGCTAACGAATGTCCCCGGTGTGAAAGACGAAAACGGTCAGGTGATGACCCAATTGTCTGCGATCCAAGTTCGCGACATGATCAAAAGCGGCGCAATTGCGGGCGGCATGATCCCAAAGACCGAAACAGCCCTAAAAGCACTTGATGAAGGTGTCCGCGCTGTCGTGATCCTTGATGGCACATTGCCGAACGCCAGCCTGCTCGAACTGTTTACCGAACATGGCGCCGGATCAATCATACGCAACGACTAA
- the yihA gene encoding ribosome biogenesis GTP-binding protein YihA/YsxC — MEMRFPEVQPPEDAEREAGRLLFAGETEFVKGVVAMDGLPPADRLEVCFAGRSNVGKSSLINALTGRKGLARASNTPGRTQEINYFTAGDLYVVDLPGYGFANAPLPVVEKWQRLLKSYLRGRQTLRRVFVLIDARHGAKAVDDEIMSLLDSAAVTFQVVMTKVDKLRGDALEQSLAKTRAALVKHPAAYPELILTSSEKGDGIETLRAIIAGID, encoded by the coding sequence ATGGAAATGCGCTTCCCCGAAGTTCAGCCACCCGAAGACGCCGAACGCGAAGCCGGTCGCCTGCTGTTCGCGGGGGAAACCGAATTCGTGAAAGGCGTCGTTGCCATGGACGGCTTGCCGCCTGCGGACCGCCTAGAAGTCTGTTTCGCTGGGCGTTCCAACGTGGGTAAATCGTCCCTAATCAACGCGCTCACAGGCCGCAAAGGTCTTGCGCGCGCCTCGAACACCCCAGGCCGGACGCAAGAAATCAACTACTTCACTGCTGGTGATTTATATGTTGTTGACTTGCCCGGTTACGGCTTTGCCAACGCCCCCCTGCCCGTCGTCGAAAAATGGCAGCGCTTGTTGAAAAGCTACCTGCGTGGGCGTCAAACCCTGCGCCGTGTGTTTGTTTTGATCGACGCGCGTCACGGGGCCAAAGCCGTTGACGACGAAATCATGTCCTTGCTCGACAGTGCGGCTGTCACCTTTCAAGTCGTCATGACGAAGGTGGATAAGCTGCGTGGCGATGCGTTGGAACAATCACTTGCAAAAACCCGCGCGGCACTGGTGAAACACCCTGCCGCTTACCCCGAGCTGATCTTGACCTCATCCGAGAAGGGTGATGGCATCGAGACACTGCGCGCAATTATTGCCGGGATTGATTAA
- the yidC gene encoding membrane protein insertase YidC has product MDDQNKNLILATVLSFLVVMVWFWLFPPEEPALTDLPPVAEAADVTTPSVAAETTSAPTTTPAASETVAEAARIAIETPEFKGSLSLQGARIDDLSLTQYREELVDGSPIVHLLKPVGEAEAYFATFGWASAEGIAADQVPGPDTIWSVESGDALTPETPVTLVWDNGAGHIFRTEISVDEDFMFDYVQSVENTGTSNITLRPYGLLRRHGTPADLKNFFILHEGLVRMTDGELEETDYKKIVDYDLDPREGTQAERLEATENGWIGYTDHYWMTTLIPEQGTAFRSTSKYFDSRDLYQAEAVMALQTVAPGETTEVTTRLYAGAKEWDAIRNYENEEGVTGFLDSIDWGWFFFLTKPIFWLLHNLNVIIGNMGWSIIALTFILKALVLPLAYKSYVSMAKMKELQPEMEALKEKSGEDKQALQQGMMKLYKDNKVNPAAGCMPILLQIPIFFSLYKVIFVTIELRHAPWIGWIKDLSAPDPSSIINLFGLLPWGAPEPGSFIALIAIGIMPIVLGVSMWLQQKLNPAPTDPTQKMIFAYMPWVFMFMLGGFASGLVLYWITNNVITFIQQYTIMRSHGSKPDLFGNITSSFKKAPPAKDAPAKPKNK; this is encoded by the coding sequence ATGGACGACCAAAACAAGAATCTGATACTCGCAACGGTGCTAAGTTTCCTCGTTGTGATGGTGTGGTTTTGGCTTTTCCCGCCTGAAGAACCCGCGCTGACTGATCTGCCACCAGTCGCAGAAGCAGCAGACGTCACAACGCCAAGCGTTGCCGCGGAAACCACGTCGGCACCGACAACAACGCCCGCCGCGTCAGAAACCGTCGCAGAAGCCGCACGTATCGCGATCGAAACACCCGAATTCAAAGGTTCTTTGTCCCTTCAGGGTGCCCGTATCGATGATCTGTCACTGACCCAATACCGCGAGGAATTGGTCGACGGTTCACCTATCGTTCACCTCCTGAAGCCTGTAGGCGAAGCCGAAGCTTATTTCGCTACATTCGGTTGGGCCTCTGCTGAAGGCATCGCTGCCGATCAGGTCCCCGGCCCCGACACCATCTGGTCAGTCGAAAGCGGTGATGCGCTGACGCCTGAAACACCTGTGACCTTGGTCTGGGATAATGGCGCTGGCCACATCTTCCGCACTGAAATTAGCGTCGACGAAGACTTCATGTTCGATTACGTTCAAAGCGTTGAAAACACTGGTACTTCCAACATTACTTTGCGGCCATATGGCCTGCTGCGCCGTCATGGCACACCGGCAGACTTGAAGAACTTCTTCATTCTGCACGAAGGCCTCGTGCGAATGACTGACGGTGAATTGGAAGAAACCGACTACAAGAAAATCGTCGACTACGATTTGGACCCGCGCGAAGGCACCCAAGCAGAACGTTTGGAAGCAACCGAAAACGGTTGGATCGGCTACACAGATCACTACTGGATGACAACGCTGATCCCGGAACAAGGCACGGCCTTCCGGTCCACGTCCAAGTATTTCGACAGCCGCGACTTGTACCAAGCTGAAGCAGTCATGGCGCTGCAAACGGTCGCCCCAGGTGAAACAACCGAAGTCACGACGCGACTTTACGCTGGTGCCAAAGAATGGGACGCGATCCGCAACTACGAAAACGAAGAAGGCGTCACCGGCTTTCTCGACAGCATCGACTGGGGCTGGTTCTTTTTCCTGACCAAGCCGATCTTCTGGCTGCTGCACAACCTGAATGTCATCATTGGCAACATGGGTTGGTCGATCATCGCGCTAACCTTCATCCTAAAGGCTCTCGTGCTGCCTTTGGCTTACAAATCCTACGTTTCCATGGCGAAAATGAAGGAATTGCAGCCTGAAATGGAAGCCCTGAAAGAAAAGTCAGGCGAAGACAAACAGGCGCTGCAGCAAGGCATGATGAAGCTTTACAAGGATAACAAGGTTAACCCAGCCGCTGGGTGTATGCCGATCCTGCTGCAAATCCCGATCTTCTTCTCGCTCTACAAGGTGATCTTCGTGACGATCGAACTGCGTCATGCGCCTTGGATTGGTTGGATCAAAGATTTGTCCGCTCCGGATCCGTCGTCAATCATCAACCTGTTCGGCCTTCTGCCATGGGGCGCGCCAGAACCGGGTAGCTTTATCGCACTGATCGCGATTGGGATTATGCCGATTGTTTTGGGTGTATCCATGTGGTTGCAGCAGAAACTGAACCCGGCCCCAACAGATCCGACACAGAAAATGATCTTCGCCTATATGCCTTGGGTCTTCATGTTCATGCTGGGCGGTTTCGCCAGCGGTCTTGTCCTCTACTGGATCACCAACAACGTGATCACGTTTATCCAGCAATACACAATCATGCGGAGCCACGGGTCGAAACCCGATCTGTTCGGGAACATCACCTCAAGCTTCAAGAAAGCGCCGCCCGCCAAGGATGCGCCAGCAAAGCCGAAAAACAAATAA
- a CDS encoding GGDEF domain-containing phosphodiesterase: MRSFLHHLWTRITAVLNVFVGPTDPREQIIDALDDTLKRRYYDCYNAIVIVAEIDNFHDLRRTRNGKDIRHVLRVLEDRLKGVLLIRDVVRRLDGDQFVCVVSPLRGLVRAGLLDLAMMIQDKAAEPIPLGDEELQISLSLGCAISSPEQQEDGEELLEAARVAQIEAASQGVSMIRVYSTEMKERIDARRSLLAEALRAIKTGEIHAYFQPQLCLSTNEVSGVEALARWNHKIRGVISPAEFLPILEEAGMMRQLGLVMLRDSLRALRKWDDANVHVPRVSVNMSAFELRDPNLVDIIRLELDAFDLTPDRLVIEILETVVARGADDPIIRNLHAISDVGCNIDLDDFGTGHAAFTTIQNFSVNRIKIDRSFVSHVDVDESQQQMVNTILMVAKGLSIETLAEGVETTSEIQHMAKNGCGHAQGFAIARPLPPAETLTWLRDYSLPQVFAQRPRYLQ, translated from the coding sequence TTGCGCAGTTTCCTCCACCATTTATGGACACGGATCACTGCCGTCTTAAACGTCTTCGTAGGGCCGACCGACCCGCGTGAACAGATCATCGACGCCTTGGACGATACGCTTAAACGCCGCTATTACGATTGCTACAATGCGATTGTGATCGTGGCTGAAATCGACAATTTTCACGATCTGCGACGTACCCGAAATGGTAAAGATATCCGTCATGTTTTGCGGGTTTTGGAAGACCGTCTAAAGGGCGTTCTTCTCATTCGGGATGTTGTGCGCCGATTGGACGGGGATCAATTTGTATGCGTTGTCAGCCCCTTAAGGGGATTGGTCCGCGCGGGGCTATTAGACCTTGCGATGATGATCCAGGACAAGGCGGCGGAACCCATTCCACTTGGTGACGAAGAACTGCAAATTAGCCTCTCTTTAGGCTGCGCAATATCCTCCCCGGAACAGCAGGAAGACGGTGAGGAACTGTTAGAAGCCGCCCGCGTCGCGCAAATTGAGGCTGCGAGCCAAGGCGTTTCGATGATCCGGGTGTATTCGACCGAAATGAAAGAACGCATCGATGCCCGCCGCTCTCTCTTGGCGGAGGCATTGCGCGCAATTAAAACTGGCGAAATTCATGCATATTTCCAACCTCAGCTGTGCCTGTCGACCAATGAAGTCTCAGGAGTCGAAGCGCTGGCACGATGGAATCACAAGATACGAGGTGTGATTTCACCTGCGGAATTCCTCCCCATCTTGGAAGAAGCTGGGATGATGCGCCAACTTGGTTTGGTAATGTTACGAGATTCCCTTCGTGCGCTGCGGAAATGGGATGACGCGAACGTCCACGTGCCACGCGTATCCGTCAACATGTCGGCATTTGAACTGCGCGATCCGAATCTTGTCGACATAATTCGGTTAGAATTGGATGCCTTTGACCTGACACCTGACAGGTTAGTCATCGAAATTTTGGAAACCGTCGTTGCAAGGGGCGCTGACGATCCGATCATTCGGAACCTGCATGCAATTTCCGACGTGGGCTGCAACATTGACCTTGACGATTTTGGTACCGGCCACGCGGCCTTCACAACCATTCAGAATTTTAGCGTTAATAGGATCAAAATTGACCGTTCCTTCGTCTCCCACGTTGATGTCGATGAAAGCCAACAGCAAATGGTTAACACGATCTTGATGGTCGCTAAGGGCCTATCAATAGAAACGCTCGCCGAAGGTGTTGAGACGACGAGCGAAATCCAACACATGGCGAAGAACGGCTGCGGTCATGCACAAGGGTTTGCCATCGCCCGCCCTCTTCCCCCCGCCGAAACACTGACATGGTTGCGCGACTACAGTTTGCCGCAGGTTTTCGCGCAGAGACCGCGCTATCTTCAATAA